In Clostridia bacterium, the DNA window GATAAGCGTACACCGCGTTTACGGCGGCGTAGTGCCCGAGATCGCCTCGCGGCTGCACATCGAATCGGTCGTGCCGGTCACGGAGCAGGCGCTGCGCGAAGCCGGAATGACCTACGCCGACGTCGACGCCGTCGCGGTCACCAACCGCCCCGGCCTCATCGGCGCGCTGCTGGTCGGAGTCAACTTCGCAAAGGGGCTCGCCGCCGCGCTCGGCAAGCCGCTTATCCCCGTTCACCACATGCGCGGCCACATCGCCGCCAACTACATAACCCACCCCGAGCTCGAGCCGCCCTTCCTCTGCCTGACGGTCTCCGGAGGACACACCAACCTCGTCGCCGTCCGCGGATACACGGAGTTCGAGACGCTCGCGCGCACGCGCGACGACGCGGCGGGCGAGGCCTTCGACAAGGCCGCGCGCGTCCTCGGACTGCCCTACCCCGGCGGCGCGGAGATGGATAAGCTCGCCTCGCGGGGAAACCCCGACGCGTATAAGTTCACCGCGCCGGTGGTCCACGATAATCCGCTCGACTTCTCCTTTTCCGGAATAAAGACCGCCGTGGTCAACCTCGCGCACCACGCGGAGCAGACGGGCGAAACGCTCTGCGTTCCCGACGTCGCCGCCTCCTTCACGAAGACGGTGGTCGGCGCGCTGACCGAGCACGCGGAGGCGGCGCTGGAGCAGTACGGCTTCGGCACGCTCTGCCTCGCGGGCGGCGTCGCCGCGAACTCCCACCTGAGGGCTTCGCTCGCGGAGATGGCGAAGCGCCGCGGAGTGCGCCTGCTCGCGCCCGCGCTCGAGCTGTGCGGCGACAACGCCGCGATGATCGGCGTGCAGGCGGCGTTCGAATACGCCGCGGGCGTACGCGCCGATATGACGCTCAACGCCGAAGCCACCGCGGAACTTTGATTTGATTTTATTAAAGGAGCAATACCTATGAAATACGTCGTCGTACTCGGCGACGGGATGGCCGACCGTCCCGTGCCCGAACTTGAAAACAGAACGCCGCTTCAGGCGGCGCGCAAGCCGAATATCGACTCGCTCGCCCGTTTCAGCGAGACGGGGCTCGTCAAGACCGTGCCGGACGGAATGAAGCCCGGCAGCGACGTCGCCAACCTCGCCGCGATGGGCTACGACCCGCGCGCCTGCTACACCGGACGCTCGCCGCTCGAGGCGGTCAGTATGGGCATAAAGCTGAAGGACACCGACGTTACCTACCGCTGCAACCTCGTTACGCTCGCCGGAGGCGGCGTCGGCGAGGGCGTTATGGCCGACTACTCCGCGGGCGAGATAACTACCGCGGAAAGCCGCGAGCTCGTCAGCTTCCTATCCGAAAAGCTGAGCGAGGAAGGCTTCCGCCTCTACCCCGGCGTCAGCTACCGCCACTGCCTCGTCTGGGACGGCGGCTCGACGAACGTCACGCTCACGCCTCCGCACGACATACTCGGTAAAAACACCGCCGGCTACCTGCCGAAGGGCGAGGGCGCGGAGCGCCTGCTGAAGCTCATGCGCGACAGCGCGGAGCTGCTGCGCGATCATCCCGTCAACGCCGCGCGCCGCGCCGCCGGAAAGAACACCGCCGACTCCCTCTGGATCTGGGGCGAGGGCACTAAGCCCGCGATCCCCGACTTCCGTGCGCTGCGCGGGCTGAAGGGCGCGGTCATCTCCGCGGTCGACCTGCTGAAAGGCATCGGAATCAGCGGCGGCATGGAGAGCATCGACGTCGAGGGCGCGACCGGCACGCTGACCACCAACTTCGACGGCAAGGCGGAGGCGGCGATAGACGCCTTCAGACACGGCGCCGACTACGTTTTCATTCACATGGAGGCGCCGGACGAGTGCGGACATCAGGCGGATATCGAAGGCAAGGTGCGCTCGATAGAGCTGATAGACGAAAAGGTCGTCGGGCGGTTGCTGCGCGAGCTCCCCGCCGTCTGCGGCGAGTTCAGTATGCTCGTCATGCCCGACCATCCCACGCCGATAAGCATCCGCACCCACAGCGGCGACCCGATACCGTTCATGATCTACAGAAGCGGCCGCGACTGCGGCAACGGCGCGGATAAGTACGACGAGGACTCCGCCGCGAAGACGGGCTTATTCGTCGCCTCCGGCGCGGAGCTGACGGAGAGGTTTTTGAATTGCTGAAAACTGAAAACTTAAAAATG includes these proteins:
- the tsaD gene encoding tRNA (adenosine(37)-N6)-threonylcarbamoyltransferase complex transferase subunit TsaD, producing the protein MRILAIETSCDETSAAVTDGRRVVSNVVSTQISVHRVYGGVVPEIASRLHIESVVPVTEQALREAGMTYADVDAVAVTNRPGLIGALLVGVNFAKGLAAALGKPLIPVHHMRGHIAANYITHPELEPPFLCLTVSGGHTNLVAVRGYTEFETLARTRDDAAGEAFDKAARVLGLPYPGGAEMDKLASRGNPDAYKFTAPVVHDNPLDFSFSGIKTAVVNLAHHAEQTGETLCVPDVAASFTKTVVGALTEHAEAALEQYGFGTLCLAGGVAANSHLRASLAEMAKRRGVRLLAPALELCGDNAAMIGVQAAFEYAAGVRADMTLNAEATAEL
- a CDS encoding cofactor-independent phosphoglycerate mutase, which translates into the protein MKYVVVLGDGMADRPVPELENRTPLQAARKPNIDSLARFSETGLVKTVPDGMKPGSDVANLAAMGYDPRACYTGRSPLEAVSMGIKLKDTDVTYRCNLVTLAGGGVGEGVMADYSAGEITTAESRELVSFLSEKLSEEGFRLYPGVSYRHCLVWDGGSTNVTLTPPHDILGKNTAGYLPKGEGAERLLKLMRDSAELLRDHPVNAARRAAGKNTADSLWIWGEGTKPAIPDFRALRGLKGAVISAVDLLKGIGISGGMESIDVEGATGTLTTNFDGKAEAAIDAFRHGADYVFIHMEAPDECGHQADIEGKVRSIELIDEKVVGRLLRELPAVCGEFSMLVMPDHPTPISIRTHSGDPIPFMIYRSGRDCGNGADKYDEDSAAKTGLFVASGAELTERFLNC